A part of Astatotilapia calliptera chromosome 15, fAstCal1.2, whole genome shotgun sequence genomic DNA contains:
- the LOC113006595 gene encoding CMP-N-acetylneuraminate-beta-galactosamide-alpha-2,3-sialyltransferase 1-like has protein sequence MNTGITRGFEKDVGNKTTHHVMYPESAVDLDDNTHFVLFPFKIQDFEWLINASTTGFTGRSYMPVKSKIKTNKDLVMVVNPAFMKYVHEVWLGNKGRYPSTGFMALILALHICDEVDVFGYGADSDGNWSHYWEILTNKRLRTGVHPGNYEYNIIQQLSQQQKIKFYEGLMKKM, from the exons atgaaCACTGGTATTACCAGAGGCTTTGAAAAAGACGTTGGAAACAAGACAACTCATCATGTCATGTATCCAGAGAGTGCTGTGGATTTGGATGACAACACCCATTTTGTACTGTTTCCCTTTAAGATACAGGACTTTGAGTGGCTCATTAATGCCTCTACAACAGGATTTACTGGAAG GTCATATATGCCAGTGAAATCAAAGATCAAAACTAACAAGGATTTG GTCATGGTGGTAAATCCAGCTTTTATGAAATATGTACATGAGGTTTGGCTTGGAAATAAGGGACGTTATCCATCCACTGGCTTTATGGCTTTGATTCTTGCACTTCACATTTGTGATGAG GTTGATGTGTTTGGTTATGGCGCTGACAGTGATGGAAACTGGAGTCACTACTGGGAAATACTCACAAACAAAAGGTTAAGAACTGGAGTACATCCTGGAAATTATGAGTATAACATCATCCAGCAACTATCTCAGCAACAGAAAATTAAGTTCTATGAAGGcctaatgaaaaaaatgtga